A stretch of Pirellulales bacterium DNA encodes these proteins:
- a CDS encoding DUF1566 domain-containing protein, giving the protein MRTLTFIVCALCAGIASLNARATLTPYNAGGIDLVYSSVSDVTWLQHGNLLGSWINASGAQAVFDAIADKVPTVTLSYSFSGPEVHTLVLGDYSGAWGADGRATFYGAFAFVEYLNAVSYGGINGWRLPDAINTVYPNPFPSGYVKSGDFGQLYYDELNSTFTGMADPLNYFTDEVHAQYWSFTLFDNTDIVQPYGFHVGQGDQYFLNKDFPFYVWPVFSGQIAVVPELSSAWLAGPVLLFAAALGRRKGTHISLVHSAEAEPRRD; this is encoded by the coding sequence ATGAGAACGTTGACCTTCATCGTCTGTGCGTTATGCGCCGGCATCGCCAGCCTCAATGCTCGCGCCACGTTGACTCCGTACAACGCCGGCGGCATTGATCTGGTTTACAGCAGCGTCAGCGACGTCACTTGGTTGCAGCACGGCAACCTGCTCGGCAGTTGGATCAACGCCAGCGGCGCCCAAGCCGTCTTCGACGCCATCGCCGACAAAGTGCCCACGGTCACGCTGTCCTATTCGTTCTCGGGCCCCGAGGTGCACACGCTTGTCTTAGGCGATTACTCGGGGGCATGGGGCGCCGACGGCAGAGCGACGTTCTACGGCGCCTTCGCATTCGTCGAGTACTTGAACGCCGTCTCGTACGGCGGCATCAACGGGTGGCGCCTGCCGGACGCGATCAACACGGTCTACCCCAACCCGTTCCCGAGCGGCTACGTCAAATCCGGCGACTTCGGGCAGCTCTACTACGACGAGTTGAACTCCACGTTCACCGGAATGGCGGATCCCCTGAACTACTTCACCGACGAAGTCCATGCGCAGTACTGGTCGTTTACCTTGTTCGACAACACCGACATTGTTCAGCCCTACGGCTTCCACGTCGGCCAGGGAGACCAGTATTTTCTCAACAAGGACTTTCCCTTCTACGTGTGGCCCGTGTTCAGCGGGCAGATCGCGGTGGTGCCAGAGCTTTCCAGTGCCTGGCTGGCGGGGCCCGTTCTGCTGTTCGCAGCCGCCCTTGGAAGAAGAAAGGGAACGCACATTTCTTTGGTCCACAGCGCGGAAGCCGAACCACGGCGCGATTGA
- a CDS encoding toll/interleukin-1 receptor domain-containing protein — translation MPRNADSEIAVFISHSHRDKNIAEALVNFLIAGVGLEPDDIRCTSHSPTGLAIGSLIANRLRDEIENCDYFLPLITPNTLSSEFVAFEIGAAWALETSLAPLVLESATTKIPALLQGLVYCDLKSLDALIQLVSELSQELFYAQDRRSPNQMLSAARTFLAATAV, via the coding sequence ATGCCGCGGAACGCCGACTCGGAGATTGCAGTCTTCATCAGCCACTCGCACAGAGACAAGAATATCGCGGAGGCGTTGGTCAACTTCCTGATCGCAGGCGTTGGCCTTGAACCGGATGACATTCGCTGCACGTCGCACTCGCCAACTGGCCTCGCGATTGGTTCACTGATCGCCAACCGACTGCGTGACGAGATCGAGAACTGCGACTACTTTCTGCCCTTGATCACCCCGAACACGTTGAGCAGTGAGTTCGTCGCTTTCGAGATAGGTGCCGCATGGGCTCTCGAAACCTCCCTGGCGCCTCTTGTGCTGGAGAGCGCAACAACGAAGATCCCTGCGCTGCTACAAGGCCTTGTGTATTGCGACCTGAAGAGCTTGGACGCCCTCATTCAGCTCGTTTCTGAGCTGTCACAAGAGCTCTTCTATGCGCAGGACCGCCGCTCACCGAACCAGATGCTGTCTGCCGCACGTACGTTCCTGGCTGCGACTGCCGTCTAA
- a CDS encoding type II toxin-antitoxin system RelE/ParE family toxin translates to MAKRLAFLPEVPGEIQEASDWYAERNPEVADQFLAALERVLGLIEEHPRQGAYHDDSRLYRCRRLTRFPFVVVYREDVDRTLIVAVYHASRHPDHWKKRGQ, encoded by the coding sequence ATGGCTAAGCGGCTCGCATTTCTGCCGGAGGTCCCTGGCGAGATTCAAGAGGCCAGCGACTGGTACGCCGAGCGGAACCCCGAGGTCGCCGACCAGTTCCTGGCCGCCCTGGAGCGCGTGCTGGGCTTGATTGAGGAACATCCTCGGCAAGGCGCCTACCACGATGACAGCCGGTTGTACCGCTGCCGTCGCCTGACCCGATTCCCCTTTGTCGTCGTCTACCGAGAAGACGTTGATCGCACGCTGATCGTCGCCGTCTACCATGCCAGCCGACACCCAGATCACTGGAAGAAGCGGGGGCAATGA
- a CDS encoding addiction module protein: protein MDTQAQHILAEALKLPADAREDLAVRLMGSVEPTQAEAKTVRQAWIEEVDRRVASLESGETTAIPIEDAWPGITGKPWQSKSPDNG, encoded by the coding sequence ATGGACACTCAAGCCCAGCACATTCTTGCCGAGGCGCTTAAACTGCCGGCGGACGCGCGAGAGGATTTGGCCGTTCGTCTGATGGGGAGCGTTGAGCCGACCCAAGCCGAGGCTAAAACGGTCCGGCAGGCGTGGATCGAAGAGGTTGACCGAAGGGTCGCCAGCCTCGAAAGCGGGGAAACGACGGCAATCCCCATTGAAGACGCCTGGCCCGGTATCACCGGCAAGCCCTGGCAATCGAAGTCACCGGACAATGGCTAA
- a CDS encoding DUF2975 domain-containing protein: MQRSATVFLQFVVVLVGVGALAFLLGEPHFEGRNAHATPFEVYFHDPFLAYAYVASVAFFWALYQAFKVLSYAGRQEMFTPAAAQALRTIRHCAYALVGFVALGEAFLLRYSDDPPAAIMMGVLFAFGALVIAAAAATLERIVHEAAGLNPKRDLPA, encoded by the coding sequence ATGCAGCGAAGCGCCACGGTGTTTCTCCAGTTCGTCGTCGTGCTGGTCGGCGTGGGCGCCCTGGCGTTTCTGCTCGGGGAACCGCACTTCGAGGGACGAAACGCCCACGCGACGCCCTTCGAGGTGTACTTCCACGATCCCTTCCTGGCGTATGCGTACGTCGCGTCCGTGGCGTTTTTCTGGGCGCTCTATCAGGCCTTCAAGGTGCTGAGCTACGCTGGGCGGCAGGAGATGTTCACCCCCGCGGCCGCACAGGCGTTGCGGACGATCCGCCATTGTGCGTACGCGCTTGTCGGCTTTGTGGCGCTCGGCGAGGCGTTCCTGCTGCGCTACAGCGACGATCCCCCTGCGGCGATCATGATGGGGGTCCTCTTCGCATTCGGCGCCCTGGTGATCGCCGCCGCCGCTGCGACGCTTGAACGAATCGTCCACGAGGCGGCGGGGCTCAATCCCAAGCGCGACTTGCCGGCGTAG
- the thrC gene encoding threonine synthase: MACGYWRLAGAPRDLGVPTVATLGNVKTDLAFQQCLNPDCGATYDVGEVRTACADCGGLLDVSYDWDRLGPPDSLRWFEKKWARRNEPLCRSGVWRFHELLSFAPPEKIVTIGEGQTPLVPTDGVGKYVGMDAGRLFLQYEGMNPSGSFKDNGMTAAFSHAHMIGAKRAACASTGNTSASLALYCCSSKLMQAVIFIGSGKISYGKLSQALDYGALTVQIEGDFDDAMQRVKEVSQQLGIYLVNSVNPFRLEGQKTIMFRVLESLDWEVPDWIVVPGGNLGNSSAFGKAFHELHELGLIDRIPRLAVVNAAGASTLDELVNRRGVRWNDGRPDMDAVGAYYAELDAAKAKADTIASAIEINRPVNLTKCLRALSCCDGVVREASDQDILDAKAQVGANGFGCEPASAASVAGAKLLREQGVIAPSDRVVCILTGHQLKDPTATVAYHTTDQDEFNRVLGKRGVSRAAFANRAVKTPNDLAAIVQAIQLNS; encoded by the coding sequence ATGGCATGCGGTTATTGGCGACTTGCCGGTGCGCCGCGAGATCTCGGAGTCCCGACCGTGGCGACCCTCGGCAACGTGAAGACCGATCTGGCGTTCCAGCAGTGCCTCAACCCCGATTGCGGGGCCACGTACGACGTGGGCGAGGTCCGGACCGCGTGCGCCGACTGCGGGGGACTGCTCGACGTGTCGTACGACTGGGACCGGCTCGGGCCCCCCGATTCGCTTCGCTGGTTCGAGAAAAAATGGGCTCGCCGCAACGAGCCCCTGTGTCGCAGCGGCGTGTGGCGGTTCCACGAACTGCTGTCGTTCGCCCCGCCCGAGAAGATCGTCACGATCGGCGAGGGGCAAACTCCCCTGGTCCCCACCGACGGCGTGGGGAAGTACGTCGGCATGGACGCGGGGCGGCTGTTCCTGCAGTACGAGGGGATGAACCCCTCGGGCAGCTTCAAAGACAACGGCATGACCGCCGCGTTCAGCCACGCCCACATGATCGGGGCGAAGCGGGCTGCGTGCGCCTCGACCGGCAACACCAGCGCCTCGCTCGCCCTGTATTGCTGCTCCAGCAAGCTCATGCAGGCGGTCATCTTCATCGGCTCGGGGAAGATCAGCTACGGCAAGCTGTCGCAGGCGCTCGACTACGGCGCCCTGACCGTCCAGATCGAAGGAGACTTCGACGACGCGATGCAGCGCGTCAAAGAGGTGAGCCAGCAACTGGGCATCTACCTGGTCAACAGCGTCAATCCCTTCCGGCTGGAAGGGCAGAAGACGATCATGTTCCGCGTGCTTGAAAGCCTCGACTGGGAGGTTCCCGACTGGATCGTCGTCCCGGGGGGGAACCTCGGCAACTCGAGCGCGTTCGGCAAGGCGTTTCACGAGCTGCACGAGTTGGGGCTCATCGATCGCATCCCCCGGCTGGCGGTCGTCAACGCCGCGGGAGCGAGCACGCTCGACGAGTTGGTCAATCGCCGCGGCGTGCGCTGGAACGACGGCCGGCCCGACATGGACGCGGTCGGCGCCTACTACGCCGAGCTCGACGCGGCGAAGGCCAAGGCGGACACGATCGCCAGCGCGATCGAGATCAATCGCCCGGTGAATCTCACGAAGTGCCTGCGGGCGCTGTCCTGTTGCGACGGGGTGGTCCGCGAGGCGAGCGACCAGGACATCCTGGACGCCAAGGCCCAAGTCGGCGCCAACGGGTTCGGCTGCGAACCCGCCTCGGCCGCGAGCGTCGCCGGGGCGAAACTGCTCCGCGAGCAAGGGGTGATCGCCCCCAGCGACCGAGTCGTCTGCATTCTCACGGGCCACCAGCTCAAAGACCCCACCGCGACGGTCGCCTATCACACGACCGACCAGGACGAATTCAACCGCGTCCTGGGCAAACGCGGGGTGAGCCGCGCGGCGTTCGCGAACCGTGCGGTGAAGACCCCCAACGACTTGGCGGCGATCGTGCAGGCGATTCAACTGAACAGTTAA
- a CDS encoding TraR/DksA family transcriptional regulator, with protein MKNADMKVYRDRLLDLRSRLRGDVSSMADAALRKSGAEGPDSSSMPIHMAELGSDNYEQEFTLSLLATEEDQLGNIELALQRIEDGVYGKCVDCEGVIPKLRLNALPFTPVCIKCAEARDRDGGGS; from the coding sequence ATGAAGAATGCGGACATGAAGGTTTATCGGGATCGGCTCCTCGATTTGCGCTCGCGACTCCGCGGCGACGTGAGCTCGATGGCCGATGCCGCCCTGCGGAAATCGGGCGCCGAGGGCCCCGACTCCTCCAGCATGCCCATCCACATGGCCGAGCTTGGCAGCGACAACTACGAGCAAGAGTTCACGCTCAGCCTGCTGGCCACCGAAGAGGATCAGCTCGGAAACATCGAACTGGCTCTCCAACGGATCGAAGACGGAGTCTACGGCAAGTGCGTCGATTGCGAGGGGGTGATCCCCAAGCTGCGGCTCAACGCCCTCCCCTTCACGCCCGTTTGCATCAAGTGCGCCGAGGCCCGCGATCGGGACGGGGGCGGGAGCTGA
- a CDS encoding signal peptidase II, which translates to MDRSLSTRRRHVALFAVIAVAGCAVDLLTKQWAFAQPDLLAHEVRWAWTGYAGIQLSLNEGALFGMGQGKVALFAAFGLAACVAIPWWLLRGGAEGDWRIAAILGLVLGGVLGNLYDRLGLPGLEWGGFDPSRAGERVYAVRDFFLLAGRWSDDPAERLVWPNFNVADALLVCGAGALLLASFRPQRPAVES; encoded by the coding sequence ATGGATCGCAGCCTCTCGACTCGTCGGCGTCATGTGGCGCTGTTTGCGGTCATCGCCGTCGCCGGCTGCGCGGTCGATCTGCTCACCAAACAGTGGGCCTTCGCGCAGCCCGACCTGCTGGCTCACGAGGTCCGCTGGGCCTGGACCGGGTACGCGGGGATCCAGCTCAGCCTGAACGAAGGCGCCCTGTTCGGCATGGGACAGGGAAAGGTCGCCCTGTTCGCAGCCTTCGGTCTGGCGGCCTGCGTGGCGATTCCCTGGTGGCTCCTCCGCGGCGGCGCCGAGGGTGATTGGCGAATTGCCGCCATCCTGGGCCTCGTGCTGGGCGGCGTGCTCGGCAACCTTTACGACCGGCTCGGTCTGCCGGGGCTCGAGTGGGGAGGATTCGACCCTTCCCGCGCCGGCGAGCGCGTCTACGCCGTACGCGACTTCTTCCTCCTCGCCGGCCGCTGGAGCGACGACCCGGCCGAGCGGCTCGTGTGGCCCAACTTCAACGTGGCCGATGCGCTGCTGGTTTGCGGCGCGGGGGCGCTCCTCCTCGCGTCGTTCCGGCCCCAGCGCCCGGCGGTCGAGAGCTGA
- a CDS encoding Rrf2 family transcriptional regulator yields MKLSRAAMYAVMAAVQLSDDPSAPPVPCRQMAEAAKMPERFLLQVLRMMVNAGLLVSTRGVVGGYRLARPAHEISLLEIVEATQGPLKAEPLDLPELSQELSARLGALLAAAVEEHRRRLARVTLHELSRAA; encoded by the coding sequence ATGAAACTCTCTCGAGCAGCCATGTACGCGGTGATGGCCGCGGTTCAGTTGTCGGACGATCCTTCCGCGCCCCCCGTCCCCTGCCGGCAAATGGCCGAGGCGGCGAAGATGCCGGAACGGTTCTTGCTGCAGGTCCTGCGGATGATGGTCAACGCGGGTCTGCTCGTGTCGACTCGCGGAGTGGTGGGGGGATACCGCCTCGCCCGGCCGGCGCACGAGATCTCGCTCCTCGAGATCGTCGAGGCGACCCAAGGGCCGCTGAAGGCCGAGCCGCTCGACCTCCCCGAGCTCTCCCAGGAACTGAGCGCCCGATTGGGCGCCCTGCTGGCCGCAGCGGTCGAGGAACACCGTCGCCGCCTTGCTCGAGTGACGCTGCACGAGCTGAGCCGCGCGGCCTGA
- a CDS encoding MotA/TolQ/ExbB proton channel family protein, protein MSRITSVSEWLLRQGVVWGGLFCLAFYAFVVRPADDASTIGRYFDGDGWEVKYATATLFFVGLAGLTIRMLGLLVQFGALERTGLSAPPADGQTPADADRLLAEVDAAHESLQDGYFLRRLRHALLYVKDKGSADALDDQLRRLEDVDLDRMNQSYATVRVIASTIPILGFLGTVIGITLAIGQLSGKDMELSLPNVIAGLSVAFDTTAQALALSIVLLFTKFAVERVDGRLLSLVDERVNRELLGRFQQLGSSNDPHLASVRRMNEQLLATIETAAARQTALMGDAFARVASAWEHTAASAANALRESLADSLAAGLDAHAHALNEGVAAHTRDMKDMLVRHAEILSENVEQHAGAFVAAIETQGETLAGAMNRHADLLVATERDLGEQNRRHLAEVEAALGEAMVVAASRQEKLIQQSEELLREMQVALVEAAGTTVAQQEQLIKQSDVLLRVVESTGAVRKLEEALVSNLTRLATVHDFEKLVNHLSTSLQLLNLRIGRPLAIARDDHSAETPSETNSKSQAA, encoded by the coding sequence GTGAGTCGCATTACTTCCGTATCCGAATGGCTGTTGCGACAAGGGGTCGTCTGGGGCGGGCTCTTCTGCCTGGCCTTCTACGCCTTTGTGGTGCGCCCTGCCGACGACGCCAGCACGATCGGCCGTTACTTCGACGGCGACGGCTGGGAGGTCAAGTACGCCACGGCCACGCTGTTTTTCGTCGGGCTAGCCGGCCTGACGATCCGTATGCTGGGGCTGCTGGTGCAGTTCGGGGCCCTCGAGCGGACCGGGCTGTCCGCCCCCCCGGCCGACGGGCAGACTCCCGCTGACGCCGACCGGCTCCTCGCCGAAGTCGACGCGGCGCACGAGAGCCTGCAGGACGGCTACTTCCTGCGCCGGCTGCGGCACGCGTTGCTGTACGTCAAAGACAAGGGCTCGGCCGACGCGCTCGACGACCAACTGCGCCGACTCGAAGACGTCGACCTCGACCGCATGAATCAAAGCTACGCGACGGTTCGCGTGATCGCGTCGACGATCCCCATCTTGGGCTTCCTCGGCACGGTCATCGGCATCACGCTCGCCATCGGGCAGCTCTCGGGCAAGGACATGGAGCTCAGTCTGCCCAACGTCATCGCGGGGCTGAGCGTGGCGTTCGACACCACGGCGCAGGCCCTGGCGTTGTCGATCGTGCTGCTGTTCACCAAATTCGCCGTCGAGCGGGTCGACGGACGGCTGCTGAGCCTCGTCGACGAGCGAGTCAATCGCGAGCTGTTGGGTCGCTTCCAGCAGCTCGGGTCCAGCAACGACCCCCACTTGGCCAGCGTTCGGCGGATGAACGAGCAACTGCTCGCCACGATCGAAACGGCCGCCGCCCGGCAAACGGCGCTGATGGGCGACGCCTTCGCCCGCGTCGCCAGCGCGTGGGAACACACGGCGGCGTCGGCGGCCAACGCGCTGCGCGAGTCGCTGGCCGACAGTCTCGCGGCGGGGCTCGACGCTCATGCTCACGCCCTCAACGAGGGAGTCGCCGCTCACACCCGCGACATGAAGGACATGCTCGTCCGGCACGCGGAGATCCTCAGCGAGAACGTCGAGCAACACGCCGGCGCGTTCGTCGCGGCGATCGAAACGCAAGGCGAGACCCTGGCCGGGGCGATGAACCGTCACGCCGATTTGTTGGTCGCCACGGAGCGGGATCTCGGCGAGCAAAACCGGCGCCATCTGGCCGAGGTCGAAGCCGCTCTCGGCGAAGCGATGGTCGTCGCCGCGTCGCGCCAGGAGAAGCTCATTCAGCAAAGCGAAGAACTGCTCCGCGAGATGCAGGTCGCGCTCGTCGAGGCCGCCGGAACGACGGTCGCGCAACAGGAGCAGCTCATCAAGCAAAGCGACGTGCTGCTGCGCGTCGTCGAGTCGACCGGCGCCGTTCGCAAGTTGGAAGAGGCGCTCGTGAGCAACCTGACGCGGCTGGCCACGGTGCACGACTTCGAGAAGCTCGTCAATCACCTGTCGACCTCGCTGCAGTTGCTCAATCTCCGGATCGGCCGGCCGCTGGCGATTGCGCGCGACGATCACTCGGCTGAGACCCCCTCTGAGACCAACTCGAAAAGCCAAGCCGCATGA
- a CDS encoding MBL fold metallo-hydrolase → MIHPIRLRLSTAYLVCSERPVLVDAGSPGEAKRILRAVKKRGVEPRDVALIVATHGHADHVGAAAELQRLTGAPIAAHRGDLPMIRAGRMSNLVPVRPRHRILLPLVDRRFESFEIDVPLSEGASLGEWGLPAQVLETPGHSPGSITLVTADGDAFAGDVLIGGFLGGLIQPSRPRLPYFAEDLPQLYDSIDRVLAATNGRLFVGHGGPLDHPAVTRWRETLPLTAAIGAPAT, encoded by the coding sequence GTGATTCACCCGATTCGCCTGCGTCTGTCCACCGCGTACCTCGTTTGCAGCGAGCGCCCCGTGCTCGTCGATGCGGGGAGTCCCGGCGAAGCGAAGCGAATTCTTCGCGCCGTCAAGAAGCGCGGCGTCGAGCCGCGCGACGTCGCCCTGATCGTCGCCACTCACGGTCACGCCGATCATGTCGGCGCCGCGGCGGAACTCCAGCGGCTCACCGGGGCGCCCATCGCAGCCCACCGCGGCGATTTGCCGATGATCCGCGCCGGCCGAATGAGCAACCTCGTCCCCGTGCGACCGCGCCATCGAATCCTCCTGCCGCTGGTCGATCGACGATTCGAGTCCTTCGAGATCGACGTCCCGCTCAGCGAGGGGGCGTCGCTGGGCGAGTGGGGACTGCCGGCGCAGGTGCTGGAGACCCCGGGCCACTCGCCCGGTTCGATCACGCTGGTGACGGCCGACGGCGACGCATTCGCCGGCGACGTCCTCATCGGCGGTTTTCTCGGCGGGCTCATTCAGCCCTCGCGACCGCGGCTTCCCTACTTCGCCGAGGACCTGCCGCAACTTTACGATTCCATCGACCGCGTGCTGGCCGCGACGAACGGGCGGCTCTTTGTGGGACACGGCGGCCCGCTCGATCACCCGGCCGTAACGCGGTGGCGCGAGACGCTCCCGCTCACTGCCGCGATCGGCGCGCCGGCGACGTAG
- the thpR gene encoding RNA 2',3'-cyclic phosphodiesterase: protein MSKTRTFIAVAAVDAVHAAAVLAIERLASAAENVKWVEPDNLHWTLKFLGDLDDQEMATVCLRVARAVADVPAFTLEARGVGAFPSIQRPRTLWLGAGEGSERMCKLQGVVEQAIASMGFHNENRQFVPHLTLGRASRGGNPGPVLSDRLAKLADDPGGTMGVDEVIVYASELSRDGPRYHVLATAPLGD from the coding sequence ATGTCCAAGACCCGCACCTTCATTGCCGTCGCCGCCGTCGACGCGGTCCATGCCGCGGCGGTCCTGGCGATCGAGCGTCTCGCTTCGGCCGCCGAGAACGTCAAGTGGGTCGAGCCGGACAATCTCCACTGGACGCTGAAGTTCCTCGGCGATCTGGACGACCAGGAGATGGCGACCGTCTGCCTGCGCGTCGCGCGGGCCGTGGCCGACGTGCCGGCGTTCACGCTCGAAGCCCGCGGCGTCGGGGCGTTCCCGTCGATCCAGCGGCCGCGCACATTGTGGCTCGGGGCGGGGGAGGGGAGCGAGCGGATGTGCAAACTCCAGGGTGTCGTCGAGCAAGCGATCGCTTCGATGGGCTTTCACAACGAGAACCGCCAATTCGTCCCGCACCTCACCCTCGGCCGCGCCAGCCGAGGCGGCAACCCCGGGCCGGTGCTCAGCGACCGTCTTGCCAAGCTGGCCGACGATCCTGGCGGCACGATGGGAGTCGACGAGGTGATCGTCTACGCCAGCGAACTCTCCCGCGACGGCCCGCGCTACCACGTGCTCGCCACCGCGCCCTTGGGCGACTGA
- a CDS encoding sulfite exporter TauE/SafE family protein, whose amino-acid sequence MTSGWGLALLGLLAGVASGMFGIGGGLIIVPALIYFFEFSQHRATGTSLAVLLPPIGLAATLEFYRRGNVDLRAAAIIAAGVFAGSWVGAYGANQLKGPHLRLAFGVFIVLAGIYMIYGACRKLGWIA is encoded by the coding sequence ATGACAAGCGGATGGGGACTAGCCCTGCTGGGGCTGCTGGCCGGGGTCGCGTCGGGGATGTTCGGGATCGGCGGGGGGCTGATCATCGTTCCCGCGCTGATCTATTTCTTCGAGTTCTCGCAGCACAGGGCCACGGGCACGAGCCTTGCCGTGCTGTTGCCGCCGATCGGGCTGGCGGCGACGCTCGAGTTCTACCGCCGGGGGAACGTCGACCTGCGCGCCGCTGCGATCATCGCCGCCGGGGTCTTCGCGGGGAGTTGGGTCGGCGCTTACGGCGCCAACCAGTTGAAGGGCCCGCACCTGCGGCTGGCGTTCGGCGTGTTCATCGTGCTGGCGGGGATCTACATGATCTACGGGGCCTGTCGGAAACTGGGGTGGATCGCGTAG
- a CDS encoding sugar kinase → MSLVVVGSVAIDHVETPTERRNDLLGGSATHFSVAASFFTSVRLVGVVGADWPEEHTQMLADRGIDTSGLHVVAGGKTFTWTGRYLPNMNDRETLDVQLNVFGEFDPVLPESYRRAKYVFLANGVPGVQMKVLDQVPGRRLAVADTMDLWINTQRSDLDRLLGQLDGLVLNDGEAKLLTGTENLVAAGKAVQAMGPKFVIIKKGEHGAMFFGEHETYVMPAFPTPDVIDPTGAGDSFAGGMMGYLAEQDAFDAETLKTAMAYGVIVASFNVEDFGLERMHDITREDIDKRMTAFRKMLSF, encoded by the coding sequence ATGTCGCTTGTCGTCGTCGGATCGGTCGCCATCGACCATGTCGAAACCCCCACGGAGCGCCGCAACGACCTGCTGGGAGGCTCGGCGACTCACTTTTCCGTGGCCGCCAGTTTCTTCACCTCCGTGCGGCTCGTGGGGGTCGTCGGCGCCGACTGGCCCGAGGAGCATACCCAGATGCTCGCCGACCGCGGCATCGACACCAGCGGGCTGCACGTCGTCGCGGGGGGCAAGACCTTCACCTGGACCGGCCGCTACCTCCCCAACATGAACGACCGCGAGACGCTCGACGTCCAGTTGAACGTCTTCGGCGAATTCGACCCCGTGCTCCCCGAAAGTTACCGCCGCGCGAAGTACGTCTTCCTCGCCAACGGCGTGCCGGGAGTGCAGATGAAGGTCCTCGACCAGGTCCCGGGCCGCCGGCTGGCCGTCGCCGACACAATGGACCTGTGGATCAACACCCAACGCTCCGACCTCGACCGCCTGCTGGGACAACTCGACGGGCTGGTGCTCAACGACGGCGAGGCGAAGCTGTTGACCGGGACCGAGAACCTCGTCGCCGCCGGCAAGGCCGTGCAGGCGATGGGCCCCAAGTTCGTCATCATCAAGAAGGGCGAGCACGGAGCCATGTTCTTCGGCGAGCATGAGACGTACGTCATGCCCGCGTTCCCCACCCCCGACGTCATCGACCCCACCGGCGCCGGCGACAGCTTCGCGGGGGGCATGATGGGCTACCTCGCCGAGCAAGACGCCTTCGACGCCGAAACGCTCAAAACGGCGATGGCCTACGGCGTGATCGTCGCCAGCTTCAACGTCGAAGACTTCGGCCTCGAGCGAATGCACGACATCACCCGCGAAGACATCGACAAGCGGATGACCGCGTTCCGCAAGATGCTGAGCTTCTAA
- a CDS encoding carboxypeptidase regulatory-like domain-containing protein, translating into MTKNSRFSRAAAIAAVAAMTLQPATVVAQTPVERQAAPAKVAPPPAPRVVDVKLDARGALAGVVTTPQGVPVAGQTVVVADAKPVVGATTDQQGRFRIEGVRGGVHQVQVGGQVQMCRAWTPAAAPPSAAPQLLVVENADLALAQNCGSPVAAGMAGCKEALANPLVVGGLIAAAIAIPIAIHNSRDDDPSS; encoded by the coding sequence ATGACCAAGAACTCTCGATTCTCGCGTGCGGCCGCCATCGCGGCCGTCGCAGCGATGACGCTGCAGCCTGCGACCGTGGTCGCCCAGACGCCCGTCGAACGGCAAGCCGCTCCGGCGAAAGTCGCGCCGCCCCCGGCGCCCCGCGTCGTCGACGTCAAGCTCGACGCCCGCGGCGCCTTGGCCGGCGTCGTCACGACTCCGCAAGGGGTCCCCGTGGCCGGCCAGACGGTCGTCGTCGCCGACGCCAAGCCGGTCGTCGGCGCCACCACCGATCAGCAGGGTCGCTTCCGGATTGAAGGAGTCCGCGGCGGCGTCCATCAGGTGCAGGTTGGCGGTCAGGTGCAAATGTGTCGCGCCTGGACCCCAGCCGCCGCACCTCCCAGTGCCGCGCCGCAACTGTTGGTCGTCGAGAACGCGGATCTCGCCCTCGCTCAAAACTGCGGCAGCCCGGTGGCGGCCGGCATGGCCGGCTGCAAGGAAGCCCTCGCCAATCCGCTGGTCGTCGGCGGGCTGATCGCCGCGGCGATCGCAATCCCCATCGCCATCCACAACTCGCGCGACGACGATCCGTCGAGTTGA